The following is a genomic window from Trachemys scripta elegans isolate TJP31775 chromosome 16, CAS_Tse_1.0, whole genome shotgun sequence.
TCCAACCTGCCCTGCAATCGAAAACGCCAGCTTCGGAGGGAAAATCTGGGGGAGCGCCGAACTAACCAGggctttcccccttctctctcccccaccagcaAAGCCCCAGCACCTGATGTGAAGCCAGCTCCTGGGAGTTCACCCAACGCCTTGACTCAGCTCGGCTCATAGGAGGAGCCCGTGTCCCCCCCCCGCACCGCTCCCAGCAGCATCCCACGGGAAAGCCAAGCCGGAGAGGGAGCTGAGGAACCGGAGCGCCGGAGAGAAGCAGCATGGGCCAGTGCCACTGTCACAAGAAGCGCAAGGTCAATGAAAGCGCCATTAGCTCCGTAGTATGCCCTGTGTCACCCCGCTTCCCACCGGGAGAATTCGTGGGACCCCTCTGGCTGCGCAGGGCGCTTTTCTTGAGGATCTATCTGAAGGGACCTGGCGTCTCACCTGCACTTGGGACCAGCAGCGCTCTGGGaaccgtcctgccctggtcaggGAGATGGGACGTCTGGGGTCTTCCCCATCCCTAGCTCCTGTGACTTCAGGATGAAAAAAGGAACTCCCCTGATCCaaactccattgaaaccaatggagagCCCCCGCCCCAGACTCCGGTGGGCTTTGCATCAGCTGTTCTGAGGGTGTGGCCTCAAGTATCTTCGGCATCTAGATCCCTGTTTCAAGCCGAGCCGCTGTTTTCTCGCGAGTCCCACGCAGAGCGGGGCTCCAAGGCTGCCCTGGCCAGTTGAAAGCCCGGCAAATCAGGGAGGCATTTCCCAGCTAAGGTCACATTGTTCTGGGTTGGTTTAAAAGTTGTTTCAGCAACTGTTAAACTCACCAAAGGAACGAAGGAAACAACCTTGAAAGTCTCCTGCTTTGCTCTGCGTTCCAGTGGGAGGGTCATTCCCAGAGTGCTGAGGCCCGGAGTCACgctgatatacaccagctgagggtctgagcTCCTGCTAGGAAGGGTCAGGTCCCTGGAGGAGACCCGCTCAAAGCTAGTCTGCAGGTCTGTTCTTTTGAATAGCTGGTAGTTACTGGCTTAGCGGTGCGTAAAGGGGAGAACCCCTGTGCTGGGGCAAACTCCTGCAGCTCTTCCCTTGACATGCAGCTTTGGGGAATTCATGAAAGCGGCAGAAAAAATTCTGGACAGACCTCCTGAGGGATGCAAATCTGGTCATCTgtaactgccccctcccctaccccagcctccATGGGGGAAGAGAAGCCAGGCATCTACTGTGCCATGCTCTGTCTGGTAGATAGTAGGTGCCCTACTCATGGGTGAGGCTAAATCCCATTTCAGATGGGCACCAACATCCCTATGGGACTGACCCATCTGCTACTTGTTCAGCGAGCCAGAAGGACCCGGTCTCAATTCTGGGTGCAACCCTTGGCAGGAGACCAATGGAACCGCGTCTGCTTAGGCGGGAGCTAGGATAACGTACCAAGGGCTCGTGATCTCCAGGCTTCAGGGCAAAGCTGATGAGCagctggtgggcaggagggaaTTTCCCCTCCTGGCAGAGTCCTGAAGCAGCTAGGCGAAGTCTTGAGCGCTAGCCACGGCTGGAGACGACAGGCTGGCCTAGGTCTCTCATTTGGGTCTGGCAGGAGGTAGGACcgttctcagctggtgtcaattaaCTCCACTGACTAGGGGGGCCCTGGTTCTGGTGAGACGTGGAGGAGGGGGTGTCAGAGAAGATGGATCATTGGTTGTGATGCAGCAGGCTGGGGAGATGCCAGGAAGAGGCCGAGCCAGCCCCAGATCGCTCAGCCAGGCTGATGTGGGATCTGGGCACCCTTTGATCTTCCCCGGGATCTCAGCGAGTGAGGGTGGGATGTTCTCCCTTGGTCTCAAGCTGCTCCTTGTGTCACAGCTGGGCCTccttgcccccacccccgctaAACGTCTCCCTCTCCTGCCCGTGGGCTCTAGGACAGCCAGGAGCTCACCGACGTGGAGAGGGCGATCGAGATCGTGATCAACAACTTCCAGCGCTACGCGGTGAAGGGGCGGAAGGAGTGCCTGACCCCCAACGAGCTCAGGGAGCTGGTGGTGCAGCAGCTGCCTCACCTGTCACAGGTAAGGGGAGCCCTCggcaccgcccccagccccccagcagggctgggagatTGTCGGTCCTGAAACAGGGCCATGGTGGAGaacaccaggggtgaaatcccTCAGGGAGGGGGGATCATGcgtggtggagtgggggtgatGCAGCAGGGTGGGGGACATGGCCGCCCACTAAACTGACCCTGACCCCACTGCCCCCCAAGATCCCAATGCAACATTTCCTCCCCACTGCACCCGCCAACCTGAGCAACAGCGTCCTCAATACCGCCCCAGTTCCACCAACACCCCTACCATACTGCGCCCCCGTCTCTTCCAGCAGACCCACCCTAACAACATCCTCCCTCACTGCACCCCCACTTCCCACCCACCGTCCCATCTGGGTGggtggctccctgctccccccccacccaggatCTCCGCTGGTTTCTGATGGCTTGCTCCACTCTCCTTCACAGCATGTCTGCTCGCTGGATGAGAAGATCGAGTGCCTTGGGGACCCCGACGAGGCCAAACTGGAGTTCGGCGAGTACTGGGCCATCATCGGGGAGGCAGCCAAAGGCTGCCGGGTGAAGAAGTAACAGGCCTCAGGGGAGACACGGACCGTGAGGCCTCAGACCATCTGCAtggagagcgagcgagcgagacTGTCGGCCATGATGTGCTGTGTTGAAAATGCAGTGTTAATTCTTCTGGGGCACgtctcctctctccttcccccagctctggAACCTCTTCATTCTgggctctctctcccttcctccaagtCTAGAACCTTTCCATTCCTGCTCTAGAAACCTCCCCCTTCTGCTCACCTGCTCTAGAACCTTTTCATTCTCCCTTATTCTGGAACCTATacatgctggggaggaggggggtgttgTCCCTCCAGCTCTGGAACCTTAAATTCATGGACATCAATCCCTTTAGCGTAGAAACTTTAAGCCCTAGATTTGAATCTTGACAGTTTTGGAACCTTAAAATGTGTCATTTTCTAGCTCTCTTGCTCTAGAACCTTTACATTCGGGGGGGTTCCCCAGCTCCGGAACCTTAAAACACAGGGGTTTTAGCTACTTTACTCTGGAAACTTTAGATTCTCTGGTTCCATCTGCCCAGCCCTGgaaccttcccctcctcctctccctggttccAGGCTCTCTCCTTGGATCACTGCCCCGAGCACTTGCTGTCACCAGTTTGGGGTTCAGAGCTGGGCCTCAGACCCTCCAGTCCTACAGATCGCTGTCCATCTCCCGGGCGGGGTGTTTGGGAAGCGGCtgacagccctggggcagctcaCCATGTTGGGTGGAACctatggggagagggggctggaaagagaggggagggagccaggagctggggttaggtgtggggccagggctctaggtgggtgggaggcagggacgAGTGGAGGGCAGCTCAGCGTGCGGTCTGGGATCTTTGGTTGGTCTATGGAGTGTGGGGCTCGGCTCCATGCGGAGGGGGCTACCCCCGCTCTTTAGATTGACAATGTGGTCCCAGTGCCACATGcaggattggggggtgggggccccCCAGGATGGGAGCCCCCTCTGCAGCATGACCCACTGCCCTCTGCAGGGTGTCGAGCATGCAACACCCCCAAgcgcccccacaccccaacagcTGGACACTCAGAATTGTaagcgggggcaggggggcactgCGCACCCCGACGTCCCTGCTCTCTATGGAGCCCCGACATGCTTGACACCAACTCTGACCCCAGACCCCACCGAGGCgcatcctggggggagggggttgaactTTCCACTGGACGGAAGCAGAGGCCAGTGGTTATAGCAGGGagtggctgggaaccaggactcctgggttctagtcctgctctggcagtgcagggtagtggttagagcaggggacctgCGGttagccaggacttctgggtgcTCTTCCGGATTCTGCCATTGGCCTTGCCAGTCCCTTCCCTCCTTCGCGCCTCGGTTTATAACCCATCCCTAAAATGGGTCCCTCCCGGGGGAGGCGACTGTCAGGCTCCAGACATGGGGCACAGTATTATTGGTATTAAGAGTTCCTCCCTGAGCTGGGACTGGGGAGAAAACACCTCTCCCTCCTGCCGCCCCCGCCAGTCTGGAGGGGGCTCTGCGCTGGGTCGGCAGCCGCTTGTGTCGCTTGCTAAAAGGTTTTTGTATAAATCAATAAAAgaaacaactggaaaaaaaatggccAAGGCCCCGGTCTCCGGTCTGTGTTGGCGTGTGAACCTGCGAGCGGGATGCATAGAGCCCAGCCCACCGTGGGAACCCTGGTGCGGGGGAAGAGCCCGGGAGGGGCCCGGCGGGGTAACCCCGGCCTCAGCCAGGAAACAAAACCCAAGCTGCGGGTCAGCTCACTGGCTCCATGGCGGGCCAAACTGGGAGGGGATCCCGCGGCCTGAGCTGGCGGGGGGGTCTGGgcctgagctgggggtggggtggggtctggggctcgAGCTGGGATGAGGGGGTCTGGgtctgagctggggtgggggctgagctaggatggggggaggggctgggcatgagctgggatgggggggtggggtctgggactCGAGCTGGGATTGGGGGTCTGGGCCTGagctggcgggggggggtgggggaggcgagggggggggggggggatctgggctCAAGCCGGGACGGGCGACCCTGGGGCCTGGCTCCCATCTTCCGAACCAAGTCCAGGGCCCCGAGTTCCAAGCTGGGGGCGAGCGAGGTTCGGGCCCCGGGGGGCCGCATTCTGAGGTGGGGCCGGGAGCCGAGTTTCTGGTGAAGCCCAGTCCCGGGTGGCGGCCATTGGAGGGGGGAGCCACATAACGCCTGGCGCTTTGTATGGAGCCCGGCGGAGGGGCCCATTCCTGCCATGTCTCAGGTTCATTCACGCCCCGGGTGGAATTCAGGGGCCGCGACCCTCCCCACACGGGGCCCAGACCCAACAAGGTGCCTGGTGCCTGCCACCTGAGAGCTCTGAGCTCTGCCCAGCTCCCCTGAGGCAAccggggggcggtggggggagcaCTGAACAGAATAAACAGTCTGCACCGAGCCCCCGTTGGGTCAACTGGGACCTGGCTGGGAACGGTGAGAGGCTGAGCTCTGTGGCCAGCCACAGCTCCCACCCCCTCGCTGGTGTTTGCGGGAGCAGGAGGAATCCAGGATGGGCAGTGTCACTCCGCCTGCGGCTGGGCGGGGAACATCCCCGTCCCCTTGGCTGTCTGCTTTGAGATCTCACCCAGACACCCTCCTTCGCCCTCTGAACCGAACCTTGGGCTGCGCTCACCCTTCCCTGGTGGTCCCGTGTAAACCCTTCGATCGCACGATTGACTGATGGGTGTTGTCGCAGATCAGACTTGGGGGGCTGGACACCCGAGGGGGGAGTCGAGTGTGTAGGATGAGTCACTATATTCACACTATTTGCCAAGGCCAATACACCAGAAAGCCGTCCCAGTGGAGAGGCAACTCCCTTGGGCCCTGCCTGGAGCACATGGGAGGGCCcaagggggttggggaaaggttGGCAGGTCACACCTGTCTCGGGTGCTCCTGCAGCATGTGAATGGGTGTAGTGACCCAGTTCACCTGGAACAGGTTGTGTGTGACTGTTCTCTCGCCGGGGGGCCCGTTTCACAATGCGAACGAATATTTATTGTTGCTACCATGACaataaatcaatggaaattaaaaCGGAAGGGTGTGGGGGATCTTTAATTACATAGACAGGCGACGTGTCTCATAGACTCGAAGGGTCACAAGGGACCATCATGAACATCTGGTTTGActtcctgcacgttgcaggccacagaatctcacccagccactcctgtaatagacccagaacctctggctcagttactgaagtcctcaactcatGATTTAAAGGCTTCATGCTACAGAGAATCCTCCATTTACACTAGTGCCAAGTGgttagagaaggaggagggggaagtgggggcccggacgcctgggttctattcccaactctgggaggggagggtggtgtAATGGATAGAGCAGGGGACCAGCAGCCAGAGCTCCCGGATTCTATTCCTGGGTCAGCCACTTCTCCAGGACCGGTGCCAGCGATAGTCACCTGCCTCGGGAGCGGTCAGTGAGGAACATTTGGAAAGTCTTTGGAGACCCTGGGATGAAAGATGAGGGCTGGCCCCCGTCACGTGCCAGCGAGTCAGCTGTGGGTCTCCACTCCCGCCGTATTTGGACACTTCGGTGTGTTGAGCGTTAATGGGAATGGCTGTGTGCCTTGTGTTGGTGTGCGGCTCTTGTTGTGCCTTTCCACGGCCCCGGCTCCCAACATGAGGAGAACGTTTGTCATTCTACACGCACCATCCTCTTGAGAAACGCAGAatcggtgtttgtacagcacctcgcacaacgGGGTGCTGGTCTCTGACCAGGGCTGCTACGGTCagacaaataataacaacaaagcCACTTCCCAAGAAGCACCTGCCCTTTGCTTCACCTACAGCCTCACCAAGAGCTCTCAGGAAATTGCCCGTAACCTGTCGTGGGTCACTGAGGCCACTGATGGCAAGGGCCTCTTAATTCTTCTTActctttgtactgcagtagcttTTCCAAGAGGCGACAACTGGGGATCGGGGCCCCGTGGGGGTAGGCGCGATCTGAGCACCAgtggaacccctgcccctaagAGCTGGGTACcgagcatctgcagctcccctcgacttcagctggagtggtgggggtgtcacggagtgtgggggagtcagggcccgcaccccccacttcctgcgattcaccgggactctcagccagccagtaacacagcaGGTTTGTTAGCCGACAGGgacacagtcccaagcagggcttgtaggtacaaccaggacccctcagccaggtccctctggggggcaaggagcttagaccccagacttgggggttccctgcctcttcccagccagcccaaaactgaaaccaaaaacccctccagccgctctctccctccttctctccccctctctctttgtccagtttcccgggcaaaggtgtcgactcgccccacccccttcccggctcaggttacaggctcaggtacCGTCCCTCACCTACAGtcaccccctgctctcccatcccccatgcagacagtcccaggtCAATCCACCCCGCTCCCTACTGCGTCACAGGGGGGGCCTGAAAAACCTGTCCCTTAGGGGTCAGCTCATAGTTGAGGTTGGGGTCCCAGGCCCAGATGCATCAGAGCCCCAGGGCTGAGAACATTGGATGCTGAGCACTTGACCATCTAGCCCCGAGCTCTTCAAACACCTGGCCCTTGGTGGCTCGATTTGGGTGCCCCAAGAACCCAGCTGGGCAAACTGCTCCATGCAGGCAGACCCCCGGCGCCTCACTGACTTCACTTCACGTCAGCGGCCACTGAGGAGAATCCAGGGCTGGCGTTGACCCTTCCAGCTGATGCGAGTGGATTGGGTCAGCAGGGAGAAAAGTTCTCTCAATGGACAACCAGCTGGCTGGGAATGTTATTGCACATGCAGCTAACTCTGAGCACACCCACCCCGGGCTGGCTGCAGTTATGATGACACTGCCAAGGACAGAGGGGTAATGACACCTCATGATTCAGGGTGTGAACTGCTTGCCTGGAGGGATCAGGACAGGACTTCCGCCCTTCTGTGGAATATTGCATGAATGGGACGGCACAGTCAGAGGACGATGAGCTTTTGTTCCTTTAAAActtatgtcacacacacacaaattgggcAAGATGTTGCGCTaacaaaatctgttttttccccaggctAAAAGCCCGCTATTTTTACCCAAGTGGCCCAGTTTGTGCCCACAAATTCACCCATCTAACCTCTGCGTCTCGTCTCTGGCGTTTCTAAAGCAGACGCGCAAAGGGACACAACTTGCTAAATGCAGTTAATTACAGAGACAAGCCCGTGAGTGCAGATGCGGCCAAGCGGCACTCAAATGCACCCAGAGTCTTTGATTTGTAAACTGCCTAATGGCCAGCCCTGAAAAGGCCCATAATCATGGCTTGTCTGGCTTAGCCGGTCCGGGGGGGAGCAGAGCTTCAACTGGGGCTGGTTCGAATCCAGAGGTTGCGAATTGAGTGGGTGAATTTGACGTGCGACGTGCCTGAGTTGGATGGCGTTGCCTcaagtttacactggtgtaactgggctgagaatctggccctagctctgctgaagtcagtgaggtttGATTCACCCCCCTGTTACTGGGATCGGAAGCTGACCCCCCTTCCTAACTATGGGATTTCCTCGCTTTCCTCTGGAGCGCCAAGCACCGGTCACGGCCAGGGCCCAGGGTAGCCGGGCAACGGGCAGTCCTAGGGAACTGGTTCTTGCTTCCTGCATTGAGGTGAACAGAAATTTGCCGTTGACTTAACAGCCTTGTCTTCTCTTCCGCAGTCACTGATGCCCTGTGGGGCTGTTTGCTCCAGTGGGCTATGTCTGCCTTGCCATCAGATCAGTGCAACTCCCACCCAGACACAGCTGCATGGGTTGCATCCGTCCATCTCCCGCTGATGGGAGAAATGCGTCTGGCCACTTAGTTCCCACAAGGAAAGCGACACTGGTGCAATCTCTGTGTTCCGGGCCTCACGTGAACGATACTGTGCATCACCCGTGGGAAGGCGCTTGCTTTGCTCAGGCGGTCAGGCCAGTGTTTTGCAATCCCTGAAGCCGTTTCCGAGGCGAGCCCCGAAGCCAGGCGGAAACACCCCAGGAATGTCAGCCTCTGCCAAGTGGGGCTGTGTCTCTTTAAAAGCCAAGACGAGGTCTCGCGATATGAACGCAGAATAGAGCAGGCGTGGGAGGCACATTCTTCAGCCTGCCTACTCTGCAAATCCGGGAGCGGGCAGAAGGGGAGAGCCAGACCCACGGTGAGCTCCGCTCTTGGCAGACGGCTCCTGCACGAGGAAGAGCAGATGACAGCCAAGTCAGGTAAGCAGGCCGAGCGAGCCGGGAAAAGGAATGCTCTTGCCCTGTTTCCTGATTAAAGGCCTCGCAGCGAATCGTCCTGTTGACAGCAGCAGGACGTGCCAGCGCAGGGCTCGACGGGCACGTCTGCACGGCCTGACTCGGCCGCCTCGGGCTAGCGGGACTCGGGCTCGAGCTCCGAGTTGGACCAGCGCTTTGGAGTCTCTGCGGCCGAGGGGAGGGTGGGCTTTGGGGGCCGAGTGCCAGCCTGAGCCACCAGTTCAGAGCCCCACACGCACAGCTGGTCCTACAGCGCTAGCCCGAGGGCCACAAGTCCGATCCCTCGGCCCGGCCTGGGCTGCGGATggacctgcttgttaagctggtgccgggagccggccctggatcgaGAGATGGGTGTGTCTGAGGATAGCTAGACAGGTCATTGGGAAGATGATAGATCTGGCAACAATGAGATGACAGCTGGGTAGGCGGAATCTAAAGCGAGAACTTCTCCTTATTCGCTACGGATCTTTATTATCACGAGCCAGAAATGGGCCTGCCACGGCGGGGCCTGCGTGAAATCGCACAATAATCCCGTGGCTGTAATAGCGTGTGAGAACGCGAAAGCGCTTCACCGTCCTTAGCTCCCGAGAACGGCCAGAGCCAGGGGAATTCATTGTCTTCTCACCCGGCCATGGAGGCACGAAGTGACTCGCCCCTGAAAACCAGGAGGGgctccggggggctctgcagttcctggttcccagccccacaCTGGGGTGAGAGGCAGCGAGCGAGGGAGGTGAGCGCtaggggccaggggcagggtgcCAGGAGCAATCGAGACCCCCCCCAGGATCACCTGGGTCTCTCTCCCTCGttccattgcaggggcctcgggCGTCGGTGCACCTCAGGTCCTCCTGTTCTCCATGCTCCAGCATCAGCAACTCCTCCTCTGTGCCCTCAGCCTCATGACCTTTGGTTCTGGGGTCAGTCAGTATGACTGGGGGGTCTGGGAGTGGGACGCAGGGAGCTCGGGACCAAATCCAGACCCGTCCCTGACACCGGGGACATTTGGGGGCTGAAGTTTGTGAGTGGATGCGGCTCTGGACCGGGCTGGGTCCTGTGCACTCGCAGAGCGGACTGTGAAGGAGAGAGAGCGGGCGGAACAGAGGTGCGGTGCCAGAGGGAGGCGGGCACGGGGGGGAGAGGGCGAGACGAGGGGTGTTGGGAAACCGGCCGCCTTCCCCTGGGGAACGGCAGGTCCCGGCTTGCTTATCTGATCTGGTTCCCGCCGACGCCGCCTGCAGAATTCACACAGAAGCATGAATCTCTCCGCGTCCTGTTGGCGTCCGTTCGCCCTCGCTGCTTGCCCCGGCCCCCCGCCAGCTAACATGGCTGTCCTGCCACCAGCCGGTGCCCCCATGCCACCTCACATGGGCACAGCCGTAGGCGGGCTCAGAAACCCGGCTCGGGTCCCCTGTACTGTGCCAAGGGGCCTAGAGTCGTCAGCTCCCCCATGCCCACACCCATGTGACCGCTGAATTTCTCTGCCCAGCTGCGATGCCCACTGGGTAATAGTGGGTCTAATCCAGACTGGCGTAAGGAGGCAATTGGGCAGCACAGTGATGGAAGTGTTTGAAATGCAATAGTTAGACGGGTGGGTATCTGTAGCAGAAGCAGCTGCGTAGAGAACCCTGTGCTTGAGGACGAAACCTTTGCCCGGTGTCTGCTGTGCCCGGCCTACGGAGCTCTCAGCCAAGGAAGCAACGAGGCACGCCGGGCCGCCTGCTGGGTTGGACCGAAGAACAAgaagcaggagcaggagggagaggagagtccatgggaggcaggatggggtggggaggcagaatccatcccaggaagggaggaggagagggctgcAGAAATGAGTCTGTttccggggggaaggggggctctgCCGGATCAGGGCTCCATGCAGCCTTAGATCCCACCTCTGCTCTGGACGCCAGCGGGCAGCCGACACCGGTGCTCTTGGTTGGGCGCGGCAGATGGTATGTCATGGCACAGAGCTGGCCGCCTTCCGGGTTCGGTGATTCCTGCCCAAGGACAGGGCTGGTTTGAAGCTAAACCGAGCCCCAAATTCTGCTGGAGCAGCTCACTtcagtccccctccctccatcccgcGAGGCCGTGCAGATTTGGGAATTACCCCAAAGCCCTGCTTCCAGCAAGAGCGCTGGTTGCTTCAGAGGTCCCAGAAGGCTCTGGTCAGACCTGGTGGTTCAGCAGAGGGCCCACCTGCCCAGCCGGCTTAATCTGGAACAGCGCATCAAACCATTGCCAGGAGGAGCCCGAGGAGTGGTGCTTCTTGCAGCTGAAGGCCCTGCGCGGTGCGGACACGTCCGCCAAGCTTTTATGAATGGGATCCTGGCGTGTAGCTTCAGATCTGGAGAGACGGAGACAGTGTCAGCCCAAACCTCAGCACGTTCCTCCTGAGAGAGACTGCCCGGATGGGCCCAAGATGAACGGAAAGCCGCCAAGCCAGCTCAGGACAGCTGGGGGGGGAGCATGGCCCGCCTTGGCTGAGGACAACTGGAGACCTCGAAGGAATGACCAGAGCTGGGGAAACAGAGAGCAAGGAGATAGGGACTCGAGAAGGACAAGCAGAAGATAAAAGATCAGGGGCCAGATGGACTGCTGGTGGAAATCGGCATATCTCCCTTGACTTCAGCCAGGGTGCTACAGATCTTTGACTTCCGTGGAAGgatggtgatttacaccagtgcaggaaTTGGCCCCGGGTGTTCGGTGCCAACAGAGACGAAGACGAGATCTGAGCCCAAGCAAGGGACAGCTGCCAACAGAGAAAGAAACGAACAGGAGgcgaataagaacataagaacggccatactaggtcagaccaatggtccatctagcccagtatcctgtctgccaacgcccggtgccccagagggaaggagcagaatggggaatcaccaagtgatccatcccccgtcgcccattcccagcctctggcagagGCAGCCGAATGACCAGCACTAACAGAGAGCGTCTctgatgcaggctctggggtggagcacgtGCAGGGACCCCAGAACAGGCTGTGCACTAGTGGTCTACATGGGACGCTCTCACAGGGATGTTTTCTAAAGCAGCAACATCGCCTCTGCTCCTGCAACAACGCTCCTGGGTGGGTCGGCAGCAGGGGCTGACCCCCAACCTCTCCCTGCGAAgcccaggggagctgggggatCAAGCCCGTTAGCTGCGGGCAGCAGTGGGTGGGTTTCCTCTGAGGCTGTAGGAAGCCATAACGCCGTTTGCTGCCATGTGATCCTccaagccctgccccagagatACAGCCGACCTTGAGCCCAGGCCTGGGCATCTGTCCCTATGCCTCATCCTGTTGGGTGTGGGGCTGACGTCACCCGTCTTGTCTGTCACCCGTCAGGGGGTGGCCAGGTGTTGGGGGACCATGACCCCTGCAATACAGGCTTTGG
Proteins encoded in this region:
- the S100A14 gene encoding protein S100-A14, giving the protein MGQCHCHKKRKDSQELTDVERAIEIVINNFQRYAVKGRKECLTPNELRELVVQQLPHLSQHVCSLDEKIECLGDPDEAKLEFGEYWAIIGEAAKGCRVKK